Proteins from a single region of Methanoculleus taiwanensis:
- a CDS encoding GmrSD restriction endonuclease domain-containing protein, giving the protein MKNQKETIRKMVSYLNNEERDGGFWLPNIQRPFVWREDQIERLFDSIMREYPISTLLVWRTKSRIRRRKFIDNYRSTLRLTDFYVPEDDKTKLLVLDGQQRLQSLFIGLRGSYEKREMYFDVLSGDLVAPEDIRYKFQFLDAEKAVFPWIKFKDLVFSNELSSRIAKSTIKNAGRDLTEAEEERIEDNVARIAKQFINEELVVYQELDSVDNADAYREDDVVEIFIRANSGGTRLGKSDLLFSLLTSSWEAADEQMEELLDDLNRVGYDFTRDFVLKTCLTLLNKGASYEVKKFRDEGTRQELIDKWEGISSAIRDVRDYLYGKTFIRTDKAMPSYLVLIPLIYFRYHFPEKWGTVRNLDEYLLRTLLSGAFSGTPDNLIDRCAKAISSTGEFDVNEIFGIIREDGRSLELTENTIFGQYYGSKNIHLIFNLWYRHFNYTPAYEDNLPQVDHIFPQSLLRTVKKVNPENGKRNLLRYYQEDRDQLANLMLLTADENGFSGKRDIPPNEWFADKDDAYLDMHLIPRKPELWKLDNYEKFIEEREKLILEKFGYMIQGYKSE; this is encoded by the coding sequence ATGAAAAACCAAAAAGAGACCATCCGAAAGATGGTCAGTTACCTCAATAATGAGGAGAGAGACGGAGGCTTCTGGCTGCCGAACATTCAGCGGCCGTTCGTCTGGAGAGAAGACCAGATAGAGCGCCTCTTCGACTCCATCATGCGGGAGTACCCTATCAGCACCCTCCTCGTATGGCGCACCAAGTCCCGCATCCGCCGCCGGAAATTCATCGACAACTACAGAAGCACCCTCCGTCTCACCGACTTTTACGTTCCCGAAGATGACAAAACCAAACTTCTCGTCCTCGACGGCCAGCAGAGACTGCAAAGCCTCTTCATCGGTCTCCGGGGAAGCTATGAGAAGCGTGAGATGTATTTTGATGTACTCAGTGGCGATCTCGTTGCACCGGAGGACATCCGCTATAAATTCCAGTTTTTAGATGCCGAAAAGGCTGTATTCCCCTGGATCAAATTCAAGGATCTGGTCTTCAGCAATGAACTCTCAAGCAGGATCGCCAAATCAACTATCAAAAATGCCGGGCGAGATCTGACCGAAGCAGAAGAGGAGCGCATCGAAGACAATGTGGCCCGCATCGCAAAACAGTTCATCAACGAAGAACTGGTGGTCTACCAGGAGCTCGATAGCGTTGATAACGCGGACGCCTACAGGGAAGATGATGTCGTCGAGATCTTCATCCGCGCCAACTCGGGAGGAACACGCCTCGGCAAATCCGATCTGCTCTTCTCTCTCCTGACATCATCGTGGGAGGCTGCGGATGAGCAGATGGAAGAACTGCTCGACGATCTCAACCGCGTCGGCTATGACTTTACCCGTGACTTTGTCCTGAAAACCTGCCTGACACTCCTCAACAAAGGGGCATCATACGAAGTCAAAAAGTTCCGTGATGAAGGTACCAGGCAGGAACTCATTGACAAATGGGAGGGCATCTCTTCAGCCATCCGCGACGTGAGGGATTACCTCTACGGCAAGACCTTCATACGGACGGACAAGGCAATGCCGTCTTATCTCGTCCTCATCCCCCTCATATACTTCCGCTACCACTTCCCCGAAAAATGGGGTACGGTACGGAACCTCGACGAATACCTCCTCCGGACACTCCTCAGCGGAGCGTTTAGCGGAACGCCCGACAATCTAATCGACCGTTGTGCGAAGGCTATCAGCTCCACTGGAGAGTTTGATGTGAATGAGATCTTCGGCATCATCCGCGAAGACGGACGCAGCCTGGAACTGACGGAGAACACCATTTTCGGGCAGTACTACGGATCAAAAAATATCCACCTCATCTTCAACCTCTGGTATAGGCATTTCAACTACACGCCAGCGTATGAGGACAACCTCCCCCAGGTTGATCATATCTTCCCGCAGTCTCTCCTCAGAACAGTAAAGAAAGTCAATCCGGAAAACGGGAAACGGAATCTTCTCAGATATTACCAGGAAGATCGCGACCAGCTTGCCAATCTCATGCTCCTCACCGCGGATGAGAACGGATTTTCGGGAAAACGGGACATACCTCCGAACGAATGGTTTGCTGACAAGGATGATGCCTACCTTGACATGCACCTGATCCCGAGGAAACCCGAACTCTGGAAACTTGACAATTATGAGAAATTTATCGAGGAGAGAGAGAAGCTCATCCTTGAGAAATTCGGATACATGATTCAGGGGTATAAATCAGAATGA